AGTTAAAAGAATGCGGCTGTTCTGCTCTGGGTATAAAGACAAGAGAATTTTTAAAAGAAATTCCTCAGGCCATGATAGATGAAGCTGAAAAACAGCAGCTGCCTTTACTTGATATTCCATTTTACTACTCCTTTTCCCAGATCAGCAAATCTGTGTATTACCACTTATTCCAGCAGTCCCTTTCTGATGCCCAGTCAGAAGATATATTTATAGAAGGATTAAGCGCCTTATTTTTTCATCACCAGGGTTTAGATGAAATGGTTAAGAAAATTTTTGCAGATATAGGCTATACTGTTTTAATAACAGATTTTCAATATAATATTATCTCCCTTTACACTTCCGATGAATACAGCAGCGTATTTCAAAAAGGAATTAACACTAGACTGGAGCCTGTATGGAACAGCAATTTTTTCACTGGCAGCGGCAAAAACGACAGCTCTATTTTCCGATATTGCAACTTTAATATTGACGACAGCCCATACCGTTTTCTCGTATGTCCTATTCCCGACTACCATGGATTTATTTGTATTCCCATAGATCAGGGAAAGCTGGAACCCTGGCTGCAGAAGCTTATACAAAAAAGCAGCCCTATTATCGCTCTGGAACTGGCCAGAGGCGACAATGTGCGCCAGCAAAGCAGCCATGACTTTTTTCTGGATTTTTTAAGAGAAGATACGCAAAAGGGAGAGATGGAGATTATTAAACTATGTAATATTTACGGGTTCCCTTACCAGTATCAAAGAGTATGTATTATCTTCCAGACGAACCATACAAAAAGCAGCTATGCAAAGGAGAAAATGAAAACCTCCTTCAGCCAGCTGATAGCTAGGGAATGGGGAGATACTGTGCTGTCCTATCTTTGCGCAGGTACAAATATTACAGCTGCATTTTTACTATTTAAAAACAATACCAGCCCCATTCAGGCCCAAAAGGCGGCCTACAGATCTGCCTCTTTATTTACAGAGCAATGTCAGGCAGACCAAATTTATATATCAGCCGGAATCAGCAGATGCCATAAAGGCGTTTCTACTATCAGAACTGCATTTTCAGAAAGTATGGAAGCTTTGGAGATGAGAAGGAAAATTAAAAACAGGGAACAGGTTTTTCAGTATGAGGACGCCTGGGTTTATCATGTTCTTTCCAGACTTTCCAGAGATGAATTAATAGATATATGCAGAAATAGAATTAGAATTTTAGTGGACTATGATAATAAGAATCACACTGATTTAACTGAAACCTTAAAGGAATATTATGACAGTCACTTTAATATTTCCACAGCTTCAGAAAAGTTGTTTATACACAGAAATACTATGCGCCAGAGACTAGAAAAAATCAGCCAGCTGCTTTTTGTCAGCGCCGATTTATCAGACTGCGGATATTCTTTGTATCTGGAACTATCTGCGTGGGAGTTATTAAAGAATCTGGAAAAGGGAGACAGCAGAATAACAAATGATTGACGGAAACAGACTTTATAAACGTATTTACGAATTAGGGCAAATCGGCCAGAGGGAGGACGGCGGCCTTTATTGTCTGGCTCTTACAACTATAGAGATGACTACCTTAAAAATGGTGGAGCATTACATGGAAAAAGCCGGGCTGCAGGTAAGATATGATCAGGCCGGCAATTTAATCGGCCGTCTGGAGGGCGCAGATCCTGCCGCCTCTGTGGTTATGACCGGCTCTCATGTGGACAGTGTGTACGGCGGCGGTATTTTCGACGGACGATTAGGTGTTTTAGGGGGCATTGAAGCTGTATCTGCCATTAAAAAATTGAATATTCCTCATAAACATCCCATTGAAGTATGTGTATTCCGGGATCAGGAGGGCGTCCGCTTCAGCGGTTCCTACTGTGGTTCAGGTTTTATGGTAGGCCAGAAGAAAAGGGACACCCTTCTTTGCATCGACAAACAGGGGGTAACTATTGAGGAAGCTTTAAGACGGCTTAC
The window above is part of the Lachnoclostridium edouardi genome. Proteins encoded here:
- a CDS encoding PucR family transcriptional regulator, which translates into the protein MLTVRQLISLPELNSISCAAAESLLDTPVSGCSVMETAESIRWVKKQELVITSGIMFQNDEPLQRRVVVELKECGCSALGIKTREFLKEIPQAMIDEAEKQQLPLLDIPFYYSFSQISKSVYYHLFQQSLSDAQSEDIFIEGLSALFFHHQGLDEMVKKIFADIGYTVLITDFQYNIISLYTSDEYSSVFQKGINTRLEPVWNSNFFTGSGKNDSSIFRYCNFNIDDSPYRFLVCPIPDYHGFICIPIDQGKLEPWLQKLIQKSSPIIALELARGDNVRQQSSHDFFLDFLREDTQKGEMEIIKLCNIYGFPYQYQRVCIIFQTNHTKSSYAKEKMKTSFSQLIAREWGDTVLSYLCAGTNITAAFLLFKNNTSPIQAQKAAYRSASLFTEQCQADQIYISAGISRCHKGVSTIRTAFSESMEALEMRRKIKNREQVFQYEDAWVYHVLSRLSRDELIDICRNRIRILVDYDNKNHTDLTETLKEYYDSHFNISTASEKLFIHRNTMRQRLEKISQLLFVSADLSDCGYSLYLELSAWELLKNLEKGDSRITND